One stretch of Toxoplasma gondii ME49 chromosome XI, whole genome shotgun sequence DNA includes these proteins:
- a CDS encoding hypothetical protein (encoded by transcript TGME49_217010), translating to MSSARSRNMEQPEREQPPGGAVAKRVCFKQEQEVRFVEKWAGEGSSPQAEDHEDTAADLDCQYSKDEVEKIRRRKKVLAAGVGSLGYGVGDTEVDTVNLRSAAVAASEADPEVEKDEKGIVFEPFNMRREMQEGVFDEEGNYLWRTKQPAMVADGWLDAIDAGDASTAFRTEEARQRALSEMCVEAEATVVDIPESLRELAELLGVGESPTDAMRRIKAAARERDRASGEARRQETARRERGNSADGARESKRRREEEEEDDAFCRPTAKRTRRKKREEDSEHLGSEEPEGEEKAKEEANAEKEEANAEKEEANAEKKEANAEKEEEKTPEGERGERREGFGRKDARVSKRREANGGRMNEDELRVFNAITDLCSSLMAVGKNVYFLRKEDILNEIEKSVKPATDDATADTESEAAHAEDGNSGEAATLWQFRWLNNPSDTALHGPYPSSLFRAWIEQGFVSDETAMEVRQVSASNDPLDGLWLSWRDADFRSAREQEEDERRREAEEDERQREADSDEERAQARERRRKESKERGEENQEEEEEAKEEKEFRKNERVMRMLQQT from the exons ATGTCTTCGGCAAGAAGTCGAAACATGGAACagccggagagagaacagccgCCGGGCGGCGCAGTGGCGAAGCGCGTCTGTTTCAAACAGGAGCAAGAAGTTAGATTCGTGGAGAAATGGGCAGGAGAAGGCTCCTCTCCGCAGGCAGAAGATCACGAAGACACAGCTGCAGACCTCGACTGTCAGTACTCCAAAGATGAA GTGGAGAAGATTCGACGACGAAAAAAGGTTCTGGCGGCCGGTGTTGGCTCCCTCGGCTACGGCGTCGGTGACACAGAAGTCGACACAGTCAATCTGCGCTccgccgccgtcgccgcctccGAGGCAGACCCAGAAGTCGAG aaggacgaaaaaggAATCGTCTTCGAGCCGTTCAACATGCGCAGAGAAATGCAGGAAGGCGTTTTCGACGAGGAAGGGAACTACCTTTGGCGGACGAAACAGCCTGCCATGGTCGCCGACGGCTGGCTCGACGCCATCGACGCTGGAGACGCCAGCACTGCATTTCGC acagaggaggcgcggcAGCGGGCGCTCTCGGAGATGTGcgtggaggcggaggcgacaGTCGTGGACATCCCGGAGAGTTTGAGAGAACTTGCAGAGCTTCTCGGTGTTGGCGAGTCTCCGACGGACGCAATGCGCCGCATCAAGGCCGCCGCTCGGGAGCGCGACCGCGCGTCTGGggaggcgcggagacaggagacagcgcggaGAGAGCGGGGGAACAGTGCAGacggcgcgcgagagagcaaGCGCCGtcgggaggaagaagaagaagacgacgcgtTCTGTCGGCCGACCGCGAAGCGCAcccgcagaaagaagcgcgaagaagactctGAACACCTGGGAAGCGAGGAAccggaaggcgaagaaaaagcgaaggaagaagcgaacgcagagaaggaagaagcgaacgccgagaaggaagaagcgaatgcagaaaagaaagaagcgaatgcagaaaaggaagaagagaagactccagaaggggagagaggagagaggcgagaaggattCGGGAGAAAAGATGCGCGCGTTTCCAAGCGCAGGGAAGCCAATGGAGGCAGAATGAATGAGGACGAACTGCGCGTCTTCAACGCCATCACAGACCTCTGCTCCAGCCTCATGGCTGTCGGGAAGA ATGTTTATTTTCTCCGGAAAGAGGATATTTTGAATGAGATCGAGAAGAGCGTAAAACCGGCGACTGATGACGCCACGGCAGACACGGAAAGTGaagccgcgcatgcagaag ACGGTAACTCAGGGGAGGCGGCGACGCTGTGGCAGTTCCGCTGGCTGAACAATCCAAGCGACACCGCCCTCCACGGACCTTAtccgtcctctctttttcgagcCTGGATTGAACAA GGATTCGTTTCGGACGAGACGGCGATGGAGGTGCGACAGGTCTCTGCTTCCAACGACCCGCTGGACGGCCTGTGGCTTTcgtggagagacgcagactttcgctctgctcgcgaacaggaggaagacgagaggcggcgcgaagcagaagaagacgagagacagcgcgaagccgacagcgacgaagagcgcgCTCAGGCGAGAGAGCGCCGCCGCAAAGAGAGcaaggaacgaggagaggaaaaccaagaggaagaggaagaagccaaggaagaaaaagagttcaggaaaaacgaacgcGTGATGCGAATGCTCCAGCAGACCTAG